In the Purpureocillium takamizusanense chromosome 5, complete sequence genome, one interval contains:
- the RAD16 gene encoding DNA repair protein rad16 (EggNog:ENOG503NYAR~COG:L~BUSCO:EOG09260NNR) yields the protein MRPRRHSTLSGAATPASAAPAATLSGRTTRSGSIRAAAAGDGSDAMDISKDPTPSTRRPRGRPSKASLLAESAVASPSTAEVASSSSKRPRGRPSKASISSESASSVPTPRDASTDSEYSTPATSKVPTPAASENSTKPSGSSLEVRIPTKSRLAASNSERALRTSVYAMKAPPKQGPTIISDSDDEDFSDNSLGAQAARRLQREEYAKADAGHLPIPGPARRTSRASNSGASTKVPLPTRAAPKRARASTGSSTQQAPPVKKAKVIPDSDELSSPDFDMDAEIAAGAALESDGLLFTGDTTDEDDDYDDGSDDEPLMSAKQRGKQPVKPRAAVTKAKPSTKTPATQKLAGSSSQRAFVVHDSDSDPGIDEPLDSDYDTLPAPLDAGVTSESAVSSGLSSAVTSDDETSGRLENLRQIATQRRGYRRGNNRRLKKERNRLETHHPELSTMWTHLESMPVLKAGMIAQPSSISRQLKPFQLEGVAWMKEMEKTEWRGGLLGDEMGLGKTIQAVSLIMSDYPAKQPSLVLVPPVALMQWQSEIKSYTDGTLKTFVFHGTNQKAKSITVKELKQYDVIMMSYNSLESMYRKQERGFKRKNGIHKEQSVIHSIHFHRIILDEAHCIKTRTTMTAKACFALKTSYRWCLTGTPLQNRIGEFFSLIRFLNIKPFASYLCKQCPCSSLEWTMNDNNRCNHCNHAGMQHVSVFNQELLNPIQKFGNLGPGREAFRKLRLMTDRIMLRRLKKDHTNSMELPVKEIYVDRQFFGEEENDFANSIMTNGQRKFDTYVAQGVLLNNYANIFGLIMQMRQVADHPDLILKKNAEGGQNVMVCCICDEPAEDTVRSRCKHDFCRACVASYVRSTDEPDCPRCHIPLAIDLEQPEIEQDETLVKKNSIINRIKMENWTSSSKIELLVHQLHQLRSDNATHKSIIFSQFTTMLQLIEWRLRRAGITTVMLDGSMTPAQRQASIEHFMNNVDVECFLVSLKAGGVALNLTEASRVFIVDPWWNPAAEWQSADRCHRIGQTRPCTITRLCIEDSVESRMVLIQEKKTNMIHSTVNGDDKAMDSLSPEDMQFLFRGS from the exons atgcgccctcgtcgccactcCACCCTCAGTGGCGCTGCTACGCCAGCATCAGCGGCCCCTG CAGCGACTTTAAGTGGCCGTACCACCCGCTCAGGCTCTATCAGAGCGGCAGCCGCAGGAGACGGGTCCGACGCCATGGATATTTCCAAGGACCCCACGCCTTCCACCAGGAGGCCAAGAGGCAGGCCCTCCAAGGCCTCGCTTCTAGCCGAATCCGCCGTGGCATCGCCTTCAACTGCAGAAGTCGCGTCTTCCAGCAGCAAACGGCCCCGTGGCCGGCCCAGCAAAGCGTCCATCAGTAGCGAatccgcctcctcggtgcCTACGCCGCGCGACGCCTCGACTGACAGCGAGTACTCAACTCCAGCCACTAGCAAGGTTCCTACACCTGCCGCGTCCGAGAACAGCACGAAGCCGTCGGGATCCTCGCTTGAAGTACGCATTCCGACAAAGTCGCGTCTGGCCGCCTCAAATAGCGAACGTGCATTACGCACTAGCGTCTATGCAATGAAGGCACCTCCAAAGCAAGGCCCTACCATCATTTCAGACTCGGACGATGAGGACTTCTCGGACAATTCCCTGGGGGCGCAGGCTGCACGTCGCCTACAACGCGAAGAGTATGCCAAAGCAGATGCTGGCCATCTACCAATACCCGGCCCTGCCCGTCGAACCAGTCGTGCTTCTAACTCTGGAGCCTCGACCAAGGTGCCACTGCCCACCCGCGCAGCCCCGAAACGCGCACGCGCTTCTACAGGATCTTCCACTCAGCAGGCTCCACCGGTCAAGAAGGCAAAGGTCATTCCAGACTCTGATGAACTCTCCAGTCCTGACTTCGATATGGATGCGGAAATcgctgcgggcgccgctTTAGAGTCTGACGGGTTACTCTTCACCGGAGACACAActgatgaagacgacgattATGATGATGGCAGCGACGATGAGCCCTTGATGTCTGCAAAGCAGAGGGGCAAACAGCCGGTCAAGCCACGCGCGGCCGTGACCAAGGCCAAGCCCTCTACCAAAACCCCTGCCACACAAAAGCTCGCCGGATCGTCAAGTCAGCGTGCCTTTGTTGTGCACGATTCAGACTCCGACCCTGGTATTGATGAGCCTCTTGACTCCGACTACGATACTTTGCCGGCTCCTCTCGATGCGGGCGTCACTTCTGAATCAGCTGTCTCGTCCGGCTTGAGTTCTGCGGTCACTAGTGATGACGAGACCAGCGGCCGTCTCGAGAACCTTAGGCAAATTGCGACGCAGCGCCGCGGATACAGGCGAGGTAACAACCGACGCCTCAAGAAGGAGCGCAACCGTTTAGAAACGCATCACCCTGAGCTGTCTACCATGTGGACTCATTTGGAAAGCATGCCGGTTTTGAAGGCAGGCATGATTGCACAACCTTCAAGTATCTCACGACAGCTCAAGCCGTTCCAGCTTGAAGGCGTCGCTTGGATGAAGGAAATGGAGAAGACCGAGTGGAGGGGGGGTCTGCTGGGCGATGAAATGGGCCTCGGCAAGACGATTCAGGCCGTCAGTCTCATCATGTCCGACTACCCCGCCAAACAGCCATCACTCGTTCTTGTTCCACCTGTTGCGCTCATGCAATGGCAGTCCGAGATCAAGTCTTACACCGACGGAACCCTCAAAACGTTTGTTTTCCACGGCACTAACCAAAAGGCCAAAAGCATTACCGTCAAAGAGCTCAAGCAATACGATGTCATCATGATGTCGTATAACAGCCTCGAATCCATGTATCGCAAACAGGAACGCGGGTTCAAGCGCAAGAACGGAATCCACAAGGAGCAAAGCGTGATTCATTCCATTCATTTCCATCGAATTATtctggacgaggcgcacTGCATCAAGACACGCACAACGATGACCGCCAAGGCGTGCTTTGCACTCAAGACCAGTTACCGCTGGTGCCTGACTGGAACCCCCCTCCAGAACCGTATCGGAGAGTTCTTTTCACTGATTCGATTTTTGAACATCAAACCGTTCGCCTCGTATCTATGCAAGCAGTGCCCTTGCTCATCGCTGGAGTGGACCATGAACGATAACAATCGTTGCAACCACTGCAACCATGCCGGCATGCAGCATGTGTCGGTCTTCAACCAGGAACTCTTGAACCCCATTCAAAAGTTTGGCAACCTTGGGCCTGGACGCGAAGCTTTCCGAAAGTTGCGACTCATGACGGACCGTATCATGCTGCGACGGCTGAAGAAGGATCACACCAACTCCATGGAGCTTCCGGTCAAGGAGATTTATGTCGACAGACAGTTctttggcgaggaggaaaaCGACTTTGCCAACAGCATCATGACGAACGGTCAACGAAAGTTCGACACGTACGTCGCGCAGGGTGTTCTTTTGAACAATTACGCCAACATCTTTGGCCTGATCATGCAGATGCGTCAGGTTGCTGACCATCCGGACTTGATCTTGAAGAAGAACGCCGAAGGCGGTCAGAACGTCATGGTCTGCTGCATTTGTGATGAACCGGCCGAAGACACGGTGCGGAGCCGTTGCAAGCACGACTTTTGCCGAGCCTGCGTCGCTAGCTACGTACGGTCAACAGATGAACCAGACTGTCCCCGCTGCCACATCCCGCTGGCCATCGATCTGGAGCAGCCGGAAATTGAGCAGGACGAAACCCTCGTGAAGAAGAACTCCATCATCAACCGCATCAAGATGGAGAAttggacgtcgtcgtcaaagatcgagctgctcgtgcACCAGCTCCATCAGTTGCGGTCTGACAATGCGACTCACAAGTCCATCATCTTCTCGCAATTCACCACCATGCTGCAGCTCATCGAGTGGCGTCTACGCCGTGCCGGCATCACGACTGTCATGCTGGACGGTAGCATGACGCCGGCTCAGCGCCAAGCATCCATCGAGCACTTCATGAACAATGTGGACGTAGAGTGCTTCCTCGTGTCGCtcaaggcgggcggcgtggccctcAACCTGACCGAGGCCTCGCGCGTCTTCATTGTCGATCC ATGGTGGAACCCAGCGGCCGAGTGGCAATCTGCTGACCGGTGCCATCGTATCGGTCAGACACGGCCCTGCACTATCACACGACTATGCATTGAGGACTCGGTCGAGAGTCGCATGGTCCTGATCCAGGAGAAGAAAACCAACATGATTCATTCCACAGTtaacggcgacgacaaggccatggACTCTCTCAGCCCAGAGGACATGCAGTTTCTCTTCCGCGGATCATGA
- the SPE1 gene encoding Ornithine decarboxylase (EggNog:ENOG503NVRJ~COG:E~BUSCO:EOG09261V03) yields the protein MVMATTVIETYTQDVNHAHMLMKKPLVAETLFQDDAVVDPKQLIGEALHQRVQQVDHELCDPGDEDTFFVADLGEVYKQHLRWKKALPRIKPFYAVKCNPDPQVLRLLAALGSGFDCASKTEIEQVLSMGASPERIIYAQPCKTNSYVRYVKSVGVKQMTFDNADELYKIAKLFPGAELFLRIMTDDTSSLCRLSMKFGAAMDTTESLLALAKSLRLSVVGVSFHVGSGASDPMAFYKAVRDAHTVFQQGRELGFAMRTLDVGGGFCGDTFEQMAGVLDSALDEFFPAGCSVDIIAEPGRYFVSAAFTIACNIIARRTVEDPTLDGKGYMVYVNDGVYGNFSSIMFDHQHPVGKILRRNGETLYNTPEAEPCGAGEGVEYSVWGPTCDGIDRISESTRFHSILDVGDWLYFEDMGAYTKCSATQFNGFPNAHDVIYVCSEPGAKALLGL from the exons ATGGTTATGGCAACGACTGTCATCGAGACTTACACTCAAGATGTTAATCATGCTCATATGTTAATGAAGaagccgctcgtcgccgaaaCGCTTTTTCAAGACGATGCCGTGGTTGATCCCAAGCAACTGATTGGCGAGGCTCTTCACCAACGCGTCCAGCAGGTCGACCATGAATTGTGCGACCCTGGCGATGAGGACACCTTTTTTGTCGCGGACCTTGGCGAGGTCTATAAGCAGCATCTCCGCTGGAAGAAGGCCCTTCCCCGCATTAAACCCTTTTATG CTGTCAAGTGCAACCCTGACCCTCAGGTTTTGCGACTCCTGGCCGCGCTGGGCTCCGGCTTTGATTGCGCCTCCAAGACCGAGATCGAGCAGGTTCTTTCCATGGGCGCCTCGCCTGAGCGCATCATCTATGCTCAGCCATGCAAGACCAACTCGTACGTCCGCTACGTCAAGTCTGTGGGCGTCAAACAGATGACGTTCGACAATGCCGATGAGCTCTATAAGATTGCCAAGCTGTTCCCGGGCGCCGAACTGTTCTTGCGAATCATGACTGATGACACGTCGAGCCTGTGCCGCCTCAGCATGAAAtttggcgccgccatggacaccACGGAGAGCCTGCTGGCCCTAGCCAAGAGCCTCAGActcagcgtcgtcggcgtcagcTTCCACGTTGGGTCTGGCGCCTCTGACCCCATGGCCTTTTACAAGGCGGTCCGAGACGCCCACACCGTGTTCCAgcagggccgcgagctcggcTTCGCCATGCGCACCCTggacgttggcggcggcttctgCGGCGACACCTTTGAGCAGatggcgggcgtcttggacagcgccctcgacgagTTCTTCCCTGCTGGGTGCAgcgtcgacatcatcgctGAGCCTGGCCGCTACTTTGTCTCTGCGGCGTTCACCATTGCTTGCAACATCATTGCGCGCCGCACCGTCGAGGACCCGACGCTGGACGGCAAGGGCTACATGGTGTACGTCAACGACGGCGTGTACGGCAACTTTTCGAGCATCATGTTCGACCACCAGCACCCCGTTGGCAAGATCCTCCGCCGCAACGGCGAGACGCTCTACAACACGCCGGAGGCGGAGCcgtgcggcgctggcgaaGGCGTCGAGTACTCGGTGTGGGGCCCGACGTGCGACGGCATTGACCGCATCAGCGAGAGCACCCGCTTTCACTCCAtcctcgacgttggcgacTGGCTGTACTTTGAGGACATGGGCGCCTACACCAAGTGCTCTGCCACGCAGTTCAACGGCTTCCCCAACGCCCACGACGTCATTTACGTCTGTAGCGAGCCCGGTGCCAAGGCGCTCCTGGGCCTCTGA
- the EFB1 gene encoding Translation elongation factor 1 beta (COG:J~BUSCO:EOG092644ZU~EggNog:ENOG503NV8V): MGFTDFLTDAGLGLLNNWLVTRSYITGYNASQADVACFKALKSAPDADKYPHAARWYKHIATYEDEFSSLSGDATKPYTVYGPTEAEVTLNPAKAPATAADDDDDVDLFGSDDEEEDAEAVRIREERLAAYREKKAAKPKIAAKSIVTMDVKPWDDETDMGELESSVRSIEKDGLVWGASKLVPLGFGIKKLQINLVVEDEKISLDELQEEIQEFEDYVQSTDIAAMQKL, translated from the exons ATGGGTTTCACCGATTTTCTCACTGAtgctggccttggcc TCCTGAACAACTGGCTGGTCACCCGCTCCTACATCACTGG CTAcaacgccagccaggccgacgtcgcctgcttcaaggccctcaagtccgcccccgacgccgacaagtacccccacgccgcccgctggtACAAGCACATCGCCACCTACGAGGATGAGTTCAGCAGCCTGTCCGGCGATGCCACCAAGCCCTACACCGTCTATGGCcccaccgaggccgaggtcaCCCTGAACCCCGCCAAGGCccctgccaccgccgccgatgacgacgacgacgtcgacctgttcggcagtgacgacgaggaggaggatgccgaggccgtccgtatccgcgaggagcgcctgGCTGCTTACcgcgagaagaaggccgcTAAGCCCAAGATCGCCGCCAAGTCCATTGTCACCATGGACGTCAAGCCCTGGG ATGACGAGACCGACATGGGCGAGCTCGAGTCCTCCGTCCGTAGCATCGAGAAGGACGGCCTGGTCTGGGGTGCCTCCAAGCTGGTCCCTCTCGGCTTCGGCATCAAGAAGCTGCAGATCAACCTggttgtcgaggacgagaagatCTCCCTGGATGAGCTCCAGGAGGAGATCCAGGAGTTCGAGGACTACGTCCAGTCCACCGATATCGCCGCCATGCAGAAGCTGTAA